In Aspergillus flavus chromosome 3, complete sequence, one genomic interval encodes:
- a CDS encoding Cysteinyl-tRNA synthetase, which translates to MAELKASIAGTAGKSPPATIRGDSTSLTPGSHRNQNCHSYRCGLTPFIALDPKGRKVTWYACGPTVYDDAHLGHARNYASTDIIRRILKDYFKFDVEFVMNITDVDDKLRGSTVPGDAYEIFTKLTKKYEEHFMRDMRDLNVLDPDEITRVTEYGQEIADFVEKIVANDFGYVTLDGSVYFDIKCFEKAGHPYARDGEGTLSHAVEKRSPDDFALWKASLPGEPSWKSQWGQGRPGWHIECSAMASSRLGSQNDIHSGGIDLAFPHHDNELAQSEAYWSEKKQQWVNYFLHMGHLSIQGSKMSKSLKNFTTSCGIGWEGTDIPEPAKQFLYPLSAMRDALREATKSQGEVTHQQLKAITAETIVDERLVSQASRPYFQVFRDFHARISPSNSEDTPTSSKELLSLCDRLRDVELFDLGIYLEDRENKPALVRPVTRDLLQSREEHARKMLLKQQEKEKQEKLAKERLEKGRLSHLDMFRTSEFSAWDEDGMPTKDAVGEPINKSRSKKLRKGWERQKKAHEAWVASQRTDS; encoded by the exons ATGGCTGAGCTCAAGGCATCAATAGCTGGAACCGCGGGAAAGTCACCGCCCGCAACAATTCGCGGGGATTCAACGTCACTGACTCCGGGGAGCCACAGGAACCAAAACTGTCATTCTTATCGGTGTGGCTTA ACTCCCTTTATTGCCCTGGACCCAAAGGGCCGCAAAGTAACATGGTATGCATGTGGCCCTACTGTCTACGATGATGCACATCTTGGCCACGCAAGAAATTACGCCAGTACGGATATCATTCGTCGCATTTTGAAAGACTACTTCAAATTTGATGTAGAGTTTGTCATGAACATTACCGACGTGGATGATAAG CTCAGAGGTTCAACTGTGCCAGGGGATGCGTATGAAATTTTCACAAAACTCACGAAGAAGTATGAAGAACATTTTATGCGCGATATGAGAGACCTCAATGTGCTTGATCCAGACGAAATAACAAGAGTCACCGAATACGGCCAGGAGATTGCAGATTTTGTGGAGAAAATTGTGGCAAATGATTTTGGCTATGTGACGCTGGATGGCTCTGTTTACTTCGATATCAAGTGTTTCGAGAAGGCCGGGCATCCATATGCACG AGACGGCGAGGGGACGTTATCTCATGCTGTCGAAAAAAGGTCCCCTGACGACTTTGCCCTTTGGAAAGCATCACTTCCAGGTGAACCTAGTTGGAAGAGCCAATGGGGACAAGGCCGACCGGGTTGGCATATTGAATGTTCTGCAATGGCCTCCAGCCGACTAGGGAGCCAAAATGATATCCACTCTGGTGGAATCGATCTTGCATTTCCCCACCATGATAATGAACTTGCCCAAAGTGAGGCATATTGGTCagagaagaagcagcaatGGGTGAATTACTTTCTACACATGGGACATTTGTCAATACAAGGGTCAAAAATGTCAAAGTCACTGAAGAACTTTACCACT AGCTGTGGAATTGGCTGGGAAGGAACTGACATCCCCGAACCGGCAAAACAATTTCTTTATCCACTCTCAGCGATGCGTGACGCCTTGCGTGAAGCCACGAAATCACAAGGCGAAGTAACGCATCAGCAACTCAAAGCTATCACCGCGGAGACAATTGTAGATGAGCGCCTAGTATCTCAGGCGTCCAGGCCATACTTCCAAGTTTTCAGAGATTTCCACGCCCGGATATCTCCAAGTAACTCGGAAGACACACCAACGTCATCCAAGGAATTGCTTTCCTTGTGCGATCGATTACGAGATGTTGAGCTCTTTGACCTTGGTATTTATCTTGAAGATCGCGAGAATAAACCTGCATTAGTCAGGCCTGTGACTAGGGATTTATTGCAGTCTCGCGAAGAACATGCGCGCAAAATGCTACTCAAGcagcaggagaaggaaaaacaagaaaagcttGCCAAAGAACGATTGGAAAAGGGAAGGCTCAGCCACCTGGACATGTTCCGAACCAGTGAATTTAGCGCTtgggatgaagatgggaTGCCGACGAAAGACGCAGTTGGTGAACCTATAAACAAAAGTAGAAGCAAAAAGTTAAGAAAAGGCTGGGAGCGGCAGAAAAAAGCCCACGAGGCTTGGGTCGCAAGCCAACGCACAGACTCTTAA
- a CDS encoding putative autophagy protein Atg20, translating into MWNDEDNNPYGAFDPEARLSESLHSANLSPTLYEREYTPPSPSSKASTQDPTDDYLSHPQDFSDEENEGYDSQPASHGYYRKSTYDSRIEQILYENPEMPILITDAGKNHEGGGSFIVYTIRTGDLEVRRRYSEFASLRQTLVNLHPTLIIPPIPEKHTMADYAAKPTKAKEDTAIIELRKRMLAVFLNRCRRMKEVREDGVWWRFLDPNVSWSEVLHSHPASSVPKNNLKAPPLDPANPTAAHAWLPVPSSSAKLKGTSGPTASAAPPPVDTPSPDVLGRFPPESRKLSEQELDPYFINFEASTRELELLLQGNIEKVNRRTVSHLSSLSADLMELGARYNGFSLSEQSPTVAAAIERIGQAADTSYIETEELSNALSASFAEPMRESAQFASVVRSVLRYRVLKRVQEEMTRDELAKKKTLLDSLERSELEAKRIEQYLNRTSAQGSGTRSQRSLSTSSATSGPGSHGADVRPSGQEDTTSIDSDFPPTHGESIGSQASLPAASPSRRPETSSSPAHRKSASGTFMTNKLFGRISHAVHGFVDVDPERTRRDQIGKTKESLLQLEQALEVSEKDVKDASTGVLQDLKRFQKDKEADLRRYMVAYARCHLDWARKNLETWTEAKDEVDKIVVR; encoded by the exons ATGTGGAACGACGAGGATAACAATCCATACGGCGCATTTGATCCCGAAGCCCGTCTCTCCGAATCCTTACATTCGGCGAACCTTTCTCCAA CTCTCTACGAACGCGAATACActcctccctccccctccagCAAGGCGTCAACCCAGGATCCGACCGACGATTACCTTTCACATCCGCAGGATTTTAGCGATGAGGAAAATGAAGGATATGACAGCCAGCCCGCCAGCCATGGCTACTACCGGAAGAGCACCTACGATAGCCGCATAGAACAAATACTTTATGAGAACCCGGAGATGCCGATCCTCATCACCGATGCCGGGAAGAACCATGAGGGTGGTGGAAGCTTTATCGTGTACACCATACGAACTGGA GATCTGGAAGTCCGGCGACGGTACTCTGAGTTCGCCTCTCTGCGACAGACTCTCGTCAACCTCCATCCCACACTCATCATTCCGCCCATCCCGGAGAAACATACAATGGCGGATTATGCCGCTAAGCCTACCAAGGCTAAGGAGGATACCGCAATAATTGAGCTCCGAAAGCGAATGCTGGCTGTCTTCTTGAACCGCTGTCGCCGAATGAAGGAAGTCCGTGAGGACGGCGTTTGGTGGAGATTCCTAGATCCTAATGTTAGCTGG AGTGAGGTTCTTCATTCTCACCCCGCATCTTCGGTACCCAAGAACAACTTGAAAGCACCTCCCCTAGACCCTGCCAACCCTACGGCCGCACACGCCTGGCTACCGGtaccatcttcttccgcgAAGCTCAAGGGTACTTCTGGTCCTACAGCTTCGGCTGCGCCTCCCCCAGTGGACACGCCAAGTCCCGATGTTCTAGGGCGCTTCCCTCCGGAATCCCGCAAATTGAGCGAGCAAGAGTTGGACCCGTATTTCATCAACTTCGAGGCATCTACAAGGGAGCTTGAGCTGCTACTGCAAGGGAATATTGAGAAAGTCAATCGTCGAACAGTGTCACATTTGTCTTCATTGTCAGCGGACCTCATGGAACTTGGAGCACGATACAATGGCTTCTCTCTATCCGAACAATCACCCACAGTAGCCGCAGCGATTGAGCGAATTGGCCAGGCAGCAGACACATCTTACATCGAAACTGAGGAGCTCTCCAACGCATTAAGCGCAAGCTTTGCCGAGCCTATGAGGGAAAGCGCACAGTTCGCTAGCGTTGTTCGTAGTGTTCTACGTTACCGGGTGCTGAAACGGGTGCAGGAAGAAATGACAAGGGATGAGttagcgaagaagaagaccttGCTTGATTCTCTGGAACGGAGCGAGTTGGAAGCAAAGCGTATTGAACAGTACCTGAATCGGACGTCAGCTCAAGGATCAGGGACGAGATCGCAACGCTCCTTATCTACATCTTCCGCTACCAGCGGCCCGGGAAGTCATGGAGCAGATGTGCGCCCCAGTGGTCAGGAAGACACTACCTCTATCGATTCAGACTTTCCTCCTACCCACGGCGAGTCGATCGGCTCGCAAGCGTCGTTACCCGCAGCATCTCCATCGAGAAGGCCCGAGACATCCTCCTCTCCAGCACATCGGAAGTCAGCCAGCGGGACATTCATGACGAACAAGTTGTTTGGGCGTATCAGTCACGCGGTCCACGGGTTCGTTGATGTTGACCCGGAGAGGACGCGACGAGATCAAATTggaaaaacaaaggagaGTTTGCTTCAG TTGGAGCAAGCACTGGAGGTTTCGGAAAAGGACGTTAAAGACGCCAGCACGGGGGTCTTGCAGGACTTGAAGCGATTCCAGAAGGATAAGGAGGCTGATCTGCGACGTTACATG GTCGCATATGCTCGATGCCATTTGGACTGGGCCCGGAAAAACCTGGAGACATGGACCGAGGCGAAGGATGAAGTGGACAAGATCGTCGTCCGCTAG
- a CDS encoding inosine-uridine preferring nucleoside hydrolase-domain-containing protein has product MINYPSSYSALAASSILGYYGYSDVPVALKQPFSNDTFLDTWSYQLGEYASKVAYNWRHAASMPWGDVSSAWDPVELYRKLLSEAGDHSVTIASIGFLDNLSELLSSPGDTYSSLSGHGLVKAKVKELVIMGGAYPCGYEYNFYGSNASATAHVVNTWPGPMTFSGGELGATVYSGARLTVEGPVSDPVNAAYRWYTGYNISRSSWDPLTVLYAIDGLSNMFVYANKGGHNYIYPDGRNEWLPDSPLYPQKYLKLRMSEEEAGELLDNIYLDTATRAAR; this is encoded by the exons ATGATCAATTATCCGTCCAGTTATAGTGCCTTGGCGGCCTCCAGTATTCTCGGGTACTATGGCTACTCTGACGTTCCAGTTGCCCTCAAACAACCGTTTTCCAATGATACTTTCCTCGACACCTGGTCATACCAACTTGGGGAATATGCAAGCAAAGTCGCATACAACTGGCGACATGCTGCATCGATGCCATGGGGAGACGTAAGTAGTGCGTGGGATCCCGTCGAGCTGTATCGCAAGCTCTTATCTGAAGCGGGTGATCACAGTGTGACAATTGCCAGTATCGGGTTCCTCGACAAC CTCTCTGAGCTTCTTTCATCCCCCGGGGATACATACTCTTCGCTCTCAGGGCATGGCCTGGTGAAGGCGAAAGTGAAAGAACTCGTCATCATGGGCGGAGCATACCCGTGCGGATATGAGTACAATTTCTACGGCAGCAATGCTTCTGCAACTGCTCATGTAGTAAACACTTGGCCGGGGCCCATGACATTCTCTGGTGGTGAACTTGGGGCGACCGTCTACTCGGGGGCGCGGTTGACCGTAGAGGGCCCTGTCAGTGACCCAGTCAACGCAGCTTACCGGTGGTACAC CGGATACAACATATCTCGGAGCTCATGGGATCCCCTTACCGTGTTATATGCCATCGACGGATTAAGTAACATGTTTGTTTACGCAAATAAAGGAGGACATAACTATATTTACCCAGATGGCAGAAATGAATGGTTGCCAGACAGCCCTTTGTATCCACAGAAATACCTGAAGCTGCGAAtgtccgaagaagaagctggtgAACTTTTGGATAATATTTACCTTGATACGGCGACAAGAGCTGCAAGGTGA
- a CDS encoding putative extracellular endo-polygalacturonase (Probable endopolygalacturonase B) yields MQLLQSSVIAATVGAALVAAVPVELEARDSCTFTSAADAKSGKTSCSTITLSNIEVPAGETLDLTGLNDGTTVIFSGETTFGYKEWEGPLISVSGTNIKVQQASGAKIDGDGSRWWDGKGGNGGKTKPKFFYAHKLDSSSITGLQIYNTPVQGFSIQSDNLNITDVTIDNSAGTAEGHNTDAFDVGSSTYINIDGATVYNQDDCLAINSGSHITFTNGYCDGGHGLSIGSVGGRSDNTVEDVTISNSKVVNSQNGVRIKTVYDATGTVSNVKFEDITLSGITKYGLIVEQDYENGSPTGTPTNGIKVSDITFDKVTGTVESDATDIYILCGSGSCTDWTWSGVSITGGKTSSKCENVPTGASC; encoded by the exons ATGCAGCTTCTTCAATCTTCCGTCATTGCCGCTACTGTCGGCGCTGCGCTGGTCGCCGCAGTCCCAGTAGAACTCGAAGCCCGCGACTCCTGTACTTTCACCTCGGCTGCCGACGCTAAGTCGGGCAAGACCTCTTGCTCAACCATCACTCTGAGCAACATCGAGGTTCCCGCTGGTGAAACCCTTGATCTGACCGGTCTCAACGATGGCACCACT GTCATCTTCTCGGGTGAGACCACTTTCGGCTACAAGGAGTGGGAGGGTCCTCTCATCTCCGTGTCCGGAACCAACATCAAAGTCCAACAGGCATCCGGTGCCAAGATTGACGGAGACGGATCCCGCTGGTGGGATGGCAAGGGTGGCAATGGTGGAAAGACAAAGCCCAAGTTCTTCTACGCCCACAAGCTGGACTCCTCTTCCATCACCGGCCTCCAGATCTACAACACCCCCGTCCAGGGCTTCAGCATCCAGTCGGACAACCTGAACATCACTGATGTTACCATCGATAACTCCGCTGGTACCGCAGAGGGCCACAACACCGACGCCTTCGATGTCGGCTCTAGCACCTACATCAACATTGACGGTGCCACCGTGTACAACCAGGATGACTGTCTCGCCATCAACTCTGGATCG CACATCACTTTCACCAACGGCTACTGTGACGGTGGCCATGGTCTCTCCATCGGTTCGGTCGGTGGTCGTAGCGACAACACCGTCGAAGACGTGACCATCTCCAACTCCAAGGTTGTCAACTCCCAGAATGGTGTCCGTATCAAGACCGTCTACGATGCCACCGGTACCGTCTCCAACGTCAAGTTCGAGGATATCACTCTTTCCGGTATTACCAAGTACGGACTCATCGTTGAGCAGGATTACGAGAACGGCAGCCCCACTGGTACCCCTACCAACGGTATCAAGGTCTCTGATATCACCTTCGACAAGGTTACCGGTACCGTTGAGAGCGACGCTACTGACATCTACATTCTCTGTGGATCTGGCAGCTGCACTGACTGGACCTGGTCCGGTGTTTCCATCACTGGTGGTAAGACTAGCTCCAAGTGCGAGAACGTTCCTACTGGTGCTTCTTGTTAA